One Suncus etruscus isolate mSunEtr1 chromosome 13, mSunEtr1.pri.cur, whole genome shotgun sequence genomic region harbors:
- the USF3 gene encoding basic helix-loop-helix domain-containing protein USF3 — translation MPEMTENETPTKKQHRKKNRETHNAVERHRKKKINAGINRIGELIPCSPALKQSKNMILDQAFKYITELKRQNDELLLNGGNNEQAEEIKKLRKQLEEIQKENGRYIELLKANDICLYDDPTIHWKGNLKNSKVSVVIPSDQVQKNIIVYSNGSQPGGNSQGTAVQGITFNVGHNLQKQTANVVPVQRTCNLVTPVSISGVYPSENKPWHQTTVSALAANQPVPLCLPATISAQNILDISTSESELSMLGATSGSLITVPAGPETHQHHSLPTCPNDENSSENKNGQASLRLLKKTAPCATSIPSSSCSSEVATTVSHGNKSSMTTQDLRNDFQTTFVVSVTTTACSQPPRSAGESFSASINKGGDSTSITAVVAPSTLAGEKTTSPASTLSATSLDSGWSLTCSLPSSAVSTSDLKNINSLTRISSAGNTQTTWTTLQLAGNTIQPLSQTPSTVVTPVLNESGTCLATSNHSRHMTTGINLNTSFPANARTVEQVVVTLPSCPSLPVQQPLIAQPQVKSQPPKNILPLNSAMQVIQMAQPVGPAVNAATANQNVIILQPPSTTPCPTVMRAEVPNQTVGQQIVIIQAANQNPLPLLSAPPTGSVRLPVNGASAIIGSNNSVQNVSTPQTFGGKHLVHILPRPSSLSTSNSTPTYSVTMSNQQQPQTISLNGQLFALQPVISSAGTTNQTPMQIIQPTTSEDPNTNVALNTFGALASLNQSISQMAGQSCVQLSISQPANPQTAANSQATPANCGTLTTVASPIMTTDNSATLPSNCHLVTPPSVNTVASLSNMKSKRLNKKPGAKKQLTPCKPACPLNSVKEVGKLDCPTTEGSAEPPCSSDGLLESLPVVLPPVSASQANSTNVSESHSLGVLHSESVIPEAVSRSKPAEDFSLSSQKSMTSEPFASAPTKPKDSDTILQETSQDKQPTGSTLSDAAKSCSSANMLNPSPSDPCILVPQVPGLSSTTSKTSSDCVSEVEIIAEPCRTEQDSSDTMQTTSLLKGQGLTALLSGLAKEKDPQKSSLSVQVDHPEFSSESSKIVDSSVDLHPKQEELLLMTSDERDPGQHHSCLPDQEIINGSLLTSRQADSPMSTSSGSSRSFSVASMLPETVRDDVTSSATTNTCDSCTFVEQTDIVALAARAIFDQENLEKGRSGIQADIRAVTTKPSEATSLEEEQSFKAQISKDNGSTQAEVTTNEFNSQDSMEAAVERPLEKPSCSVGIKTSNASLQGSVSQPPSITSLSVNNLIHQSSISHPLVSCAGLSQTSEQTASPATVNLTVSSNSYGSQASGSSLMTEYSQEQVTTMSGTISNSQMQEPLLKPSHESRKDSAKRAVQDDLLLSSAKRQKHCQPAPLSLESMTLMNQPSDSISDQTQMMVPQIPPNSSNSTVPVSNPAHGDGLTRLFPPSNSFVASTLRQTEVQCGSQPSVAEQQQNQSSQHLQALQQHVPAHLHSNHLYLKQQQQAGQLRERHHLYQLQHHVSHTESSVHSQPHNVHQQRTLQQEVQMQKKRNLVQGTPTSQHPLQPKHHGTDQPRPKSGQPHPHHQQLQQQLQQHFGSSQPEKTCENPSASRSHHNHPQNHLNQDIMHQQQEVGSRQQGSGVSSEHISGHNPMQRLLTSRGLEQQMVSQSSIVTRPSDMSCTPHRPERNRVSSYSAEALIGKTSSNSEQRMGISIQGARVSEQLEMRSYLDVPRNKSLTIHNMQGRVDHTVPTDIRLSDCQTFKAGGVSQQPPSNFDVQSSRNNEIVNPVSSLRSMQSQAFRISQNPGPPPIDRQKRLPYPSVQSIPTGNALPTRDSENTCHQSFMQSLLAPHLGDQVIGSQRSLSEHQRNTQCGPSSAIEYNCPSSHESVHIRRESESQTRESCDMSLGAMNTRNSTLNIPFSSPSSSGDIQGRNTSPNVSVQKSNPMRITDSHGTKGLMNPPVTTNMHGIARPALPHPSVSHGNADQGPPVRQTNSSVPQRSRHPLQDSSASKIRQPERSRSGNQRHTNVFDPSLPHLPLSTSGSMILGRQQPTTEKRGSIVRFMPDSPQVPNENSAPDQHTLSQNFGFPFIPEGGMNPPINANTSFIPQVTQSSATRTPALIPVDPQNSLPSFYPPYSPAHPTLSNDISIPYFSNQMFSNPSTEKVNSGSLNNRFGSILSPPRPVGFAQPSFPLLPDMPPMHMTNSHLSNFNMTSLFPEIATALPDGSAMSPLLTIANSSASDSSKQSSNRPAHNISHILGHDCSSAV, via the exons ATGCCAGAAATGACAGAGAATGAGACGCCTACAAAAAAGCAGCACAG aaagaaaaatcgAGAGACACACAATGCAG TGGAGAGacatagaaagaagaaaatcaatgcTGGGATAAACAGAATAGGAGAGCTGATCCCATGTTCCCCTGCACTGAAACAG AGCAAGAATATGATTTTGGATCAAGCCTTTAAGTATATAACAGAATTGAAAAGGCAAAATGATGAGCTCTTGCTTAATGGAGGAAACAATGAACAAG ctgaagaaattaaaaaacttcGTAAACAGCTAGaagaaatccaaaaagaaaatggCCGATATATTGAATTACTGAAAGCAAATGACATATGCTTATATGATGACCCCACAATCCACTGGAAAGGAAATCTTAAAAACTCAAAGGTTTCTGTTGTTATTCCCAGTGACCAAGTTCAAAAAAATATCATCGTTTATTCCAACGGGAGTCAGCCTGGTGGAAACAGTCAGGGGACAGCTGTTCAGGGGATAACCTTTAATGTTGGTCATAATTTACAAAAGCAAACTGCCAATGTGGTACCAGTCCAGAGGACTTGCAATCTTGTGACTCCTGTGTCTATTTCTGGAGTTTACCCTTCCGAAAACAAGCCATGGCATCAAACCACAGTTTCTGCATTGGCTGCCAACCAGCCTGTTCCTCTTTGTCTTCCTGCCACCATTTCTGCTCAAAATATTCTCGACATTTCCACCTCTGAAAGTGAATTGAGTATGCTTGGTGCCACCAGTGGCTCACTAATCACCGTCCCTGCTGGGCCTGAGACTCACCAACATCATTCTTTACCAACATGTCCAAATGATGAAAATTCTTCTGAAAATAAGAACGGGCAAGCTAGCCTGAGATTATTAAAAAAGACAGCCCCCTGTGCCACTAGCATCCCCTCTAGCTCCTGCTCCTCTGAAGTTGCCACTACAGTGTCCCATGGAAATAAGTCCTCAATGACCACACAAGATCTCAGAAATGATTTTCAAACCACCTTTGTTGTTTCAGTCACTACCACAGCCTGTTCCCAGCCCCCGAGATCTGCAGGCGAGTCTTTTTCAGCAAGCATTAACAAGGGTGGAGACTCCACAAGTATTACTGCAGTCGTTGCACCATCTACCCTTGCAGGAGAGAAGACCACCAGTCCTGCAAGCACTCTTTCTGCAACTTCTTTGGACAGTGGTTGGTCTCTCACTTGTTCTTTGCCTTCTTCAGCAGTTAGCACTTCAGATTTGAAAAACATTAATAGCCTTACCCGAATTTCCTCAGCTGGCAACACACAGACAACTTGGACTACTTTGCAACTGGCAGGAAACACTATTCAGCCCTTAAGCCAGACTCCATCTACTGTTGTGACACCAGTATTAAATGAGTCTGGCACTTGCCTCGCCACAAGCAACCATAGTCGACACATGACTACAGGAATCAACTTGAACACTTCCTTTCCAGCAAATGCACGGACAGTTGAGCAGGTAGTTGTAACCTTGCCTTCGTGTCCATCTTTACCAGTGCAGCAGCCACTAATTGCCCAGCCACAAGTTAAATCTCAGCCACCAAAAAATATCCTTCCATTGAATTCAGCAATGCAGGTGATTCAGATGGCCCAGCCAGTTGGACCAGCCGTTAATGCAGCTACAGCAAATCAAAATGTTATTATTCTTCAGCCACCCAGCACCACCCCATGCCCAACAGTGATGAGGGCAGAAGTTCCTAACCAAACAGTGGGTCAACAGATAGTAATAATACAGGCAGCTAATCAGAATCCTTTGCCACTCCTATCTGCACCACCAACTGGTTCTGTTCGACTCCCTGTCAATGGAGCTAGTGCTATAATAGGATCTAATAATTCAGTGCAAAATGTTTCAACCCCACAGACTTTTGGAGGAAAGCATCTTGTTCACATATTACCAAGACCTTCATCCTTATCAACATCTAATTCAACACCAACTTATTCTGTTACCATGTCAAACCAACAGCAGCCTCAAACCATTTCTTTAAATGGACAGCTCTTTGCTCTGCAGCCTGTGATATCTTCAGCAGGAACTACAAATCAAACCCCTATGCAAATCATTCAACCCACCACCAGCGAAGATCCAAATACCAATGTTGCCCTGAATACATTTGGGGCTTTAGCCAGCCTCAATCAAAGCATATCACAGATGGCTGGGCAAAGTTGTGTACAGTTATCTATTAGTCAGCCTGCCAACCCTCAAACTGCTGCAAATAGTCAAGCCACCCCAGCTAACTGTGGTACATTAACTACTGTAGCATCTCCTATAATGACAACTGATAATTCAGCCACACTACCCAGTAATTGTCACCTAGTAACTCCCCCTTCGGTGAATACTGTGGCTTCTTTGTCTAACATGAAGTCCAAAAGGTTGAATAAGAAGCCAGGTGCCAAGAAACAGTTAACCCCCTGCAAGCCAGCATGTCCCCTGAATTCGGTCAAAGAAGTGGGTAAGTTAGACTGCCCTACCACTGAAGGCTCAGCAGAGCCACCATGCAGTAGCGATGGACTGCTGGAAAGCCTGCCTGTTGTATTGCCACCTGTTTCTGCGTCACAGGCAAATAGCACAAATGTTTCTGAGTCACACTCTTTGGGTGTTCTACATTCTGAATCAGTGATACCTGAGGCTGTATCCAGATCCAAGCCAGCAGAAGACTTTAGTTTATCCTCCCAGAAGTCTATGACAAGCGAACCTTTTGCATCAGCCCCAACTAAACCCAAAGACTCAGATACCATTTTACAAGAGACCTCTCAGGATAAGCAACCAACTGGTTCAACATTGTCAGATGCTGCCAAATCCTGCTCTTCAGCCAACATGCTGAATCCATCTCCAAGTGACCCCTGCATTTTGGTTCCTCAGGTTCCTGGCttgtcatctaccacaagcaagacaagttcTGATTGTGTTTCTGAGGTAGAAATTATTGCTGAACCTTGCAGAACTGAGCAAGATTCATCAGATACAATGCAAACCACAAGTCTATTGAAGGGGCAGGGTTTAACTGCACTGCTTTCTGGTCTTGCTAAAGAAAAAGACCCTCAGAAATCTTCGTTATCAGTTCAGGTGGATCATCCTGAATTTTCTTCAGAAAGTTCTAAAATAGTCGATTCTAGTGTTGATTTACATCCCAAACAGGAGGAGCTATTATTGATGACCAGTGATGAAAGGGATCCAGGACAGCATCATTCCTGCCTCCCTGATCAGGAGATTATTAATGGCTCTTTGCTCACCAGTAGACAAGCTGATTCTCCCATGTCAACCAGCTCTGGCAGTAGCCGGAGCTTCTCAGTTGCATCCATGCTTCCTGAAACTGTGAGAGATGATGTGACCAGCAGTGCAACAACTAACACATGTGACAGCTGTACCTTCGTAGAACAAACAGATATTGTTGCTCTTGCAGCACGAGCTATTTTTGACCAGGAGAACCTCGAGAAGGGAAGGTCTGGCATTCAAGCTGATATAAGAGCAGTTACTACAAAGCCTTCTGAAGCTACATCTTTAGAGGAAGAGCAGTCTTTCAAAGCACAAATCTCTAAAGATAATGGCTCAACACAGGCAGAAGTGACAACAAATGAATTTAATTCCCAGGACTCAATGGAAGCAGCTGTGGAGAGACCCCTTGAGAAACCAAGTTGTTCAGTAGGAATTAAAACATCAAATGCCTCTTTACAGGGCTCAGTTTCTCAGCCACCAAGCATCACCAGTTTAAGCGTAAATAATCTTATTCATCAGAGCAGTATCAGCCATCCCCTTGTCAGCTGTGCTGGTTTATCCCAAACTTCAGAGCAAACAGCCAGTCCAGCAACTGTTAATCTGACTGTTTCTTCTAACTCCTATGGTAGTCAGGCCTCAGGTTCCTCTCTGATGACAGAATATTCCCAAGAACAGGTCACCACCATGTCTGGCACCATATCGAATTCACAGATGCAGGAGCCACTCCTAAAGCCTAGTCATGAAAGCCGTAAAGACTCTGCTAAGCGTGCTGTCCAAGATGACCTTTTACTGTCTTCAGCTAAACGACAAAAGCATTGTCAGCCAGCTCCCCTCAGTCTTGAAAGTATGACCCTGATGAACCAACCTTCAGACAGTATTTCTGATCAAACACAAATGATGGTTCCACAGATCCCTCCAAATTCTTCAAACTCCACTGTGCCTGTTAGCAACCCAGCCCATGGAGATGGCCTTACACGATTATTTCCACCTAGTAACAGCTTTGTGGCCTCTACATTGAGGCAAACTGAAGTGCAGTGCGGTTCCCAGCCTTCAGTTGCTGAGCAGCAGCAGAATCAGAGCAGTCAACATCTACAAGCCCTGCAACAACATGTTCCAGCTCACCTTCACAGTAACCATCTCTACTTAAAGCAGCAGCAACAAGCAGGGCAGTTAAGAGAGAGGCATCACTTATATCAGTTGCAACATCACGTATCTCACACGGAGAGCTCTGTCCACTCTCAACCCCATAATGTCCACCAACAGAGAACTCTGCAACAGGAGGTTCAGATGCAAAAGAAAAGGAATCTTGTTCAGGGTACACCAACCTCGCAGCATCCCTTACAACCAAAGCACCATGGTACCGACCAGCCTCGACCCAAGAGTGGCCAGCCCCATCCACACCATcagcagctgcagcagcagcTGCAGCAACACTTTGGAAGTTCCCAACCTGAGAAGACTTGTGAAAACCCTTCAGCTAGCCGTAGCCACCATAACCACCCCCAAAATCATCTTAATCAAGATATTATGCACCAGCAGCAGGAAGTTGGAAGCAGGCAGCAAGGTTCAGGGGTTTCCTCTGAACACATTTCTGGCCATAACCCAATGCAGAGACTTTTAACTTCTAGAGGCTTAGAGCAGCAAATGGTATCCCAATCAAGTATTGTGACTAGGCCTTCAGATATGTCCTGCACTCCACACCGGCCAGAGAGAAATAGAGTTTCAAGCTACTCTGCTGAGGCACTTATTGGAAAGACATCTTCTAATTCAGAGCAGAGAATGGGCATATCGATTCAGGGAGCCAGAGTTTCAGAGCAGCTTGAAATGAGAAGCTATCTTGATGTTCCTAGAAATAAGAGTTTGACCATTCATAATATGCAGGGACGTGTGGACCACACTGTTCCCACAGACATCCGCCTCTCTGATTGTCAGACATTTAAAGCAGGTGGAGTCAGTCAGCAGCCTCCAAGTAATTTTGATGTTCAATCttcaagaaacaatgaaataGTCAATCCTGTGTCATCGTTGAGGAGTATGCAATCTCAGGCTTTTCGAATTAGTCAAAACCCTGGCCCACCGCCAATCGATCGTCAAAAGAGATTACCTTATCCCTCTGTTCAGAGCATACCAACTGGAAACGCTCTCCCCACAAGGGACAGTGAAAATACATGTCACCAAAGTTTCATGCAGAGTTTACTTGCACCACACCTTGGTGATCAAGTCATTGGGAGCCAGAGGTCACTCTCAGAACACCAAAGGAATACGCAGTGTGGCCCATCCTCTGCAATTGAATATAATTGTCCCTCATCTCATGAAAGTGTCCATATTAGAAGAGAAAGTGAGAGTCAGACTAGGGAAAGTTGTGACATGTCCCTAGGTGCAATGAACACCAGAAACAGCACTTTGAATATTCCTTTTTCGAGTCCCTCTTCATCAGGAGATATTCAAGGTCGGAACACAAGTCCCAATGTTTCTGTACAGAAATCCAATCCCATGAGAATTACTGACAGTCATGGGACAAAGGGCCTAATGAACCCTCCAGTCACAACCAACATGCATGGCATTGCAAGGCCAGCTCTGCCTCACCCTTCTGTGTCTCACGGAAATGCTGATCAAGGTCCCCCTGTACGCCAGACTAATTCTTCGGTTCCCCAGCGATCAAGGCATCCCTTGCAAGATAGCAGTGCTTCCAAAATTCGCCAACCTGAAAGGAGTCGTTCTGGAAACCAAAGACATACTAATGTCTTTGATCCTAGTCTTCCTCATCTTCCTCTGTCTACTAGTGGTAGTATGATTCTTGGACGTCAGCAGCCTACCACTGAGAAGAGAGGAAGTATTGTTCGTTTCATGCCTGATAGCCCACAAGTCCCTAATGAAAACTCAGCTCCTGACCAGCATACACTGTCACAAAATTTTGGTTTTCCTTTTATTCCTGAGGGCGGCATGAATCCACCAATCAATGCTAATACTTCTTTCATTCCACAGGTTACTCAGTCTAGTGCCACTCGAACTCCAGCTCTCATCCCTGTAGACCCCCAAAATTCTTTACCTTCTTTCTACCCCCCATACTCCCCTGCTCATCCTACACTGTCCAATGATATTTCAATCCCCTATTTTTCAAACCAAATGTTCTCAAATCCTAGCACTGAGAAGGTAAACAGTGGAAGTTTAAATAACAGGTTTGGTTCAATTTTATCTCCTCCAAGACCTGTTGGTTTTGCTCAACCAAGCTTTCCTCTTCTCCCTGACATGCCACCAATGCACATGACCAACTCTCACTTATCTAATTTTAACATGACATCTTTATTTCCAGAAATAGCTACAGCTCTTCCTGATGGCTCAGCAATGTCACCTTTGCTTACAATAGCAAACTCTTCTGCTTCTGACTCTTCCAAGCAGTCCTCAAACAGACCTGCCCACAACATAAGCCATATTTTAGGTCACGATTGCAGTTCAGCTGTTTAA